A DNA window from Yoonia vestfoldensis contains the following coding sequences:
- a CDS encoding helix-turn-helix domain-containing protein yields the protein MKLRHQVGLNIQKLRRERGISQEDLALMAKINRGYMGKLENAKNSASLDMVERIATALNVVPSWLLVGDEPFQFVQRFDKEKGVFRPMEIADENSKPSPKKPKRLKANIVQEGVILSDESAVVVWSDYTWNNGEIIRYWEKGLENIPETMITVRDIATSKVRER from the coding sequence ATGAAACTTCGTCACCAAGTGGGCCTCAACATTCAAAAACTGCGCCGCGAGCGCGGCATTAGTCAGGAAGATCTTGCACTGATGGCGAAGATCAATCGTGGCTATATGGGCAAGCTGGAAAATGCGAAGAATTCAGCCAGTTTAGACATGGTTGAGAGGATCGCGACGGCCTTGAATGTCGTGCCGTCTTGGCTGCTTGTCGGTGACGAGCCTTTCCAGTTTGTACAACGCTTCGATAAAGAAAAGGGAGTGTTTCGCCCAATGGAAATCGCCGATGAAAATTCAAAACCAAGCCCCAAGAAACCCAAACGCCTAAAGGCGAATATTGTTCAAGAAGGCGTCATTCTTTCTGACGAGTCCGCCGTTGTGGTTTGGAGCGACTACACTTGGAACAACGGCGAAATTATTCGATATTGGGAGAAGGGTTTGGAAAACATTCCTGAGACCATGATCACGGTTCGCGACATTGCGACTTCAAAGGTTCGCGAACGCTGA
- a CDS encoding electron transfer flavoprotein subunit beta/FixA family protein, translating into MKIIAPIKRLIDYNVKVRVKADGSGVDLANVKMSMNPFDEIAVEEAIRLKEAGKADEVVVVSIGVKQAKETLRTALAMGADRAILVLAADDVHQDIEPLAVAKILKAVIDAEAPGLVIAGKQAIDNDMNATGQMLAALLGWGQATYASELAIEGEHAVVTREVDGGLQTIKVKLPAIVTADLRLNEPRYASLPNIMKAKKKPLDEKTAADFDVDVTPRLTVVKTAEPAARSAGEMVGSVDELVSKLKEKGIV; encoded by the coding sequence ATGAAAATAATTGCGCCTATAAAACGCCTAATTGACTACAATGTGAAGGTTCGCGTGAAGGCGGACGGGAGCGGAGTTGATCTCGCGAATGTGAAGATGTCGATGAACCCGTTCGACGAGATTGCGGTCGAAGAGGCGATCCGGTTGAAGGAAGCGGGCAAGGCGGACGAGGTTGTCGTCGTCTCGATCGGCGTGAAGCAGGCGAAGGAAACGCTGCGCACGGCGCTGGCGATGGGCGCGGACCGGGCGATCCTGGTTCTGGCCGCTGACGACGTGCACCAAGACATCGAGCCGCTGGCCGTTGCCAAGATCCTGAAGGCCGTGATCGACGCCGAGGCGCCGGGCCTGGTAATCGCAGGCAAGCAGGCGATCGACAACGACATGAACGCGACCGGCCAGATGCTGGCCGCCCTGCTGGGCTGGGGTCAGGCGACCTATGCCTCGGAACTGGCGATCGAGGGCGAACATGCCGTCGTGACCCGTGAAGTGGACGGCGGTCTGCAGACCATCAAGGTGAAGCTGCCGGCGATCGTCACCGCCGACCTGCGCCTGAACGAGCCGCGCTATGCCTCTTTACCCAACATCATGAAAGCAAAGAAAAAACCGCTGGACGAGAAGACCGCCGCCGATTTCGACGTCGATGTCACGCCGCGCCTGACCGTCGTCAAGACGGCAGAGCCCGCCGCGCGTTCGGCCGGGGAAATGGTTGGTTCGGTCGACGAGTTGGTGTCGAAGCTGAAAGAAAAGGGGATCGTGTAA
- a CDS encoding electron transfer flavoprotein subunit alpha/FixB family protein — protein sequence MAVLLLAEIAGGALALDATAKAVTAAKSLGDVTVLVAGPAAASEAASKIDGVAKVLVADDAAYANGLAEPVADLVVSLAGNYEHIVAPSTASAKNILPRVAALLDVMVLSDVTAVVDGATFERPIYAGNAMQTVKSSDSKKVLTVRTTAFDAAGQGGSAAVEVIAAAGDAGLSAWVEDKVAASDRPELTSAKIVVSGGRGVGSEENFQIIEALADKLGAAVGASRAAVDSGFTPNDRQVGQTGKVVAPELYIAVGISGAIQHLAGMKDSKVIVAINKDEEAPIFQVADYGLVADLFDAVPDMTKAL from the coding sequence ATGGCTGTTCTTCTCCTTGCAGAAATCGCCGGTGGTGCACTGGCGCTGGACGCCACCGCCAAGGCGGTGACCGCTGCCAAATCGCTGGGCGATGTGACCGTTCTGGTTGCGGGCCCCGCTGCCGCAAGCGAAGCCGCGTCGAAGATCGACGGCGTGGCGAAGGTTCTGGTCGCGGATGACGCGGCCTACGCCAACGGCCTGGCCGAGCCGGTTGCCGATCTGGTGGTCAGCCTGGCAGGCAATTATGAACATATCGTTGCTCCCTCCACGGCGAGCGCGAAAAACATCCTGCCGCGCGTCGCGGCGCTGCTGGACGTGATGGTTCTGTCGGACGTGACCGCGGTCGTGGACGGCGCCACGTTTGAACGCCCGATCTACGCGGGCAACGCGATGCAGACGGTAAAATCCAGCGATTCCAAGAAGGTACTGACCGTCCGCACCACCGCGTTCGACGCGGCGGGCCAGGGTGGTTCGGCCGCCGTGGAAGTTATCGCCGCCGCTGGCGACGCGGGCCTGAGCGCCTGGGTCGAGGACAAGGTCGCGGCGTCGGATCGCCCGGAACTGACCTCGGCCAAGATCGTGGTCTCGGGTGGCCGCGGCGTGGGTTCCGAGGAAAATTTCCAGATTATTGAAGCACTTGCGGACAAGCTGGGGGCCGCTGTCGGAGCCTCGCGCGCGGCTGTGGACAGCGGGTTCACGCCCAACGACCGGCAGGTCGGCCAGACCGGCAAGGTCGTGGCGCCCGAACTGTACATCGCGGTCGGAATTTCCGGGGCAATTCAACACCTTGCAGGCATGAAGGACAGCAAAGTCATCGTCGCCATCAACAAGGACGAAGAGGCCCCGATCTTCCAGGTCGCCGACTACGGCCTGGTCGCAGACCTGTTCGACGCCGTCCCGGATATGACAAAGGCACTCTAA
- a CDS encoding SDR family NAD(P)-dependent oxidoreductase, which yields MERVSGKVALVTGGAMGMGKAHCETLAREGAHVFVTDRDTDAGESVVKGITEAGGKAEFIQHDVTLEEDWKNVISTVESIAGRLDVLVNNAGILILKPLHETSPDEFDMTFNVNVRGIYLGIRAAVPLMKEAEKASIINISSIYGIVGAASAGAYIGSKGAVRMLTKSCAVDLAESGIRVNSIHPGVIDTPMTKDLLHADEETRQAILGATLLKRPSKPEEVSNAVLFLASDESSFVHGAEIVVDGGYTAN from the coding sequence ATGGAACGGGTATCCGGAAAAGTCGCACTGGTAACAGGTGGCGCGATGGGCATGGGAAAAGCCCATTGTGAAACGTTGGCACGTGAAGGTGCGCATGTATTTGTAACCGACCGTGATACGGACGCGGGTGAAAGCGTAGTAAAAGGCATCACTGAAGCCGGAGGGAAGGCCGAATTCATTCAACATGATGTGACGCTTGAAGAAGATTGGAAGAATGTCATCTCTACGGTAGAATCAATTGCCGGTCGGCTTGATGTGCTAGTGAACAACGCTGGCATTCTCATTCTTAAGCCGCTCCACGAAACCTCGCCTGACGAATTTGACATGACGTTCAACGTCAATGTACGCGGTATTTATCTCGGCATCCGAGCCGCGGTTCCATTGATGAAAGAGGCCGAAAAAGCATCTATTATCAATATTTCTTCAATCTATGGGATTGTTGGCGCCGCTTCGGCGGGAGCCTACATTGGATCCAAAGGCGCCGTACGGATGTTGACCAAATCCTGCGCAGTCGACCTGGCCGAAAGTGGCATACGTGTCAATTCGATCCATCCCGGTGTCATCGATACTCCCATGACAAAAGATCTGCTACACGCCGACGAAGAGACCCGGCAGGCAATTCTGGGGGCGACGCTACTCAAGCGGCCAAGCAAACCTGAAGAGGTTTCGAATGCGGTCCTGTTCCTCGCATCGGATGAGTCATCGTTCGTTCACGGAGCAGAGATTGTAGTAGATGGCGGTTATACTGCGAATTGA
- the pcaF gene encoding 3-oxoadipyl-CoA thiolase produces MTNVYICDYIRTPIGRYGGALSSVRADDLGAIPLRALASRNPNLDLAAVDEVIFGCANQAGEDNRNVARMSLLLAGYPETVPGTTINRLCGSGMDAVITAARAIKAGEASIIIAGGVESMSRAPFVMPKATSAFSRATSVEDTTIGWRFVNKLMKAQHGVDSMPETAENVAEDFNINRADQDAFALRSQQKAGHAMISGRLAREIVPVQIPQRKGDPIIVAEDEHPRPGTTPSDLAKLKTFVKADGTVTAGNSSGVNDGAAAIILATKEAAAKHGLTPIAKVLGGATAGVAPRIMGFGPSPASKKLMQRLGLKQENFAVIELNEAFASQGLATLRALGIADDDPRVNPNGGAIALGHPLGMSGARITGTAMLELRPGEMSLSTMCIGVGQGIAIALEAV; encoded by the coding sequence ATGACAAACGTCTACATCTGCGATTACATCCGCACACCAATCGGTCGCTATGGCGGCGCGCTTTCTTCTGTGCGAGCCGACGATCTTGGCGCAATCCCACTCAGGGCCCTGGCCAGCCGAAACCCAAACCTAGATCTAGCTGCTGTCGACGAAGTGATCTTCGGCTGTGCGAACCAGGCCGGAGAGGACAACCGCAATGTGGCACGTATGTCGCTGCTATTGGCCGGGTACCCGGAAACCGTCCCAGGCACGACGATAAACCGGCTCTGCGGTTCGGGTATGGATGCGGTCATCACTGCGGCCCGCGCGATCAAAGCCGGCGAGGCCAGCATCATCATCGCTGGCGGCGTCGAAAGCATGTCCCGCGCGCCGTTCGTGATGCCGAAAGCCACCTCAGCATTTTCGCGCGCCACCTCGGTCGAGGACACCACGATTGGCTGGCGCTTCGTAAACAAATTGATGAAGGCCCAGCATGGCGTCGATTCGATGCCCGAAACCGCTGAAAATGTGGCCGAAGATTTCAATATCAATCGCGCGGATCAGGATGCATTCGCCCTGCGTTCGCAGCAAAAAGCCGGCCATGCAATGATCAGCGGACGCCTTGCGCGTGAAATTGTGCCTGTCCAGATTCCCCAGCGAAAGGGCGATCCGATCATTGTCGCCGAGGACGAACATCCGCGCCCGGGCACGACGCCGAGCGATTTGGCCAAACTCAAAACCTTCGTCAAGGCCGATGGCACTGTGACGGCGGGAAACTCCTCGGGTGTGAATGATGGAGCAGCCGCAATTATTCTCGCGACCAAAGAGGCGGCAGCAAAGCACGGCCTGACACCAATCGCAAAAGTCCTTGGCGGCGCCACCGCGGGTGTTGCACCCCGCATCATGGGCTTCGGACCCTCTCCAGCCTCAAAAAAGCTGATGCAGCGCTTGGGCCTCAAGCAAGAAAACTTTGCAGTGATCGAACTCAATGAGGCATTTGCTTCCCAAGGCTTGGCGACTCTCCGCGCTCTCGGGATCGCAGATGATGATCCTCGCGTAAACCCAAATGGCGGTGCGATTGCTCTAGGACATCCACTCGGCATGTCTGGTGCACGAATTACAGGAACCGCAATGCTGGAGTTAAGGCCCGGCGAAATGTCGTTGTCGACCATGTGTATTGGCGTAGGCCAAGGCATCGCAATCGCGCTGGAAGCTGTGTAA
- a CDS encoding recombinase family protein yields the protein MPRTGDILGYARVSTADQDLSGQKDRLLQHGAIRVFEDVISGKTFNRPGLAALLDQARPNDTLAVIRLDRLGRSLKELLETVDGLKAREINLISLEERIDTTSAAGELVFHVFGAIAHFERRLISERTKDGLINARKHGRNPGRPTLPPETISALQDLVGAGKSVAQAAKHLGIGRSTAYKVIRNTTQ from the coding sequence ATGCCACGCACTGGCGACATCCTCGGATACGCAAGGGTCTCAACCGCCGACCAAGACCTGTCCGGCCAAAAAGACCGGCTGCTGCAACACGGTGCCATTCGCGTGTTCGAGGACGTGATCTCCGGCAAGACGTTCAACCGGCCCGGTTTGGCAGCCTTGCTTGATCAGGCCAGACCCAACGATACCCTCGCCGTCATCCGCCTTGATCGGTTGGGGCGCTCGCTAAAGGAACTCCTGGAAACCGTTGACGGCCTCAAAGCCAGAGAGATCAACCTCATCAGCCTCGAGGAGCGGATCGATACCACATCCGCCGCTGGAGAACTCGTATTCCACGTGTTCGGGGCCATTGCGCATTTCGAGCGCCGCCTGATCTCAGAGCGCACCAAAGATGGCCTGATCAACGCCCGAAAGCATGGTCGCAACCCTGGACGGCCGACATTGCCACCAGAGACAATCTCAGCCCTCCAAGATCTTGTCGGTGCCGGAAAATCCGTAGCCCAGGCCGCAAAACATCTCGGCATAGGCAGATCAACAGCTTACAAGGTCATCAGAAACACCACGCAGTAA
- a CDS encoding Tn3 family transposase — protein sequence MGRRLLSSRAYADLFGVPTDSDALIRRYLLSGDDIDLIRTRRRAENHLGVAVHICLLRYPGLGWSEGMMPPAELIAWLAEQLQVGTCSLDDYAVRRNTRHEHHALAMRHLGLSPFGPEHVQQAEDIATSAAFATDHGVKIVETLIADLRKHHLVLPSVDTLERLALKGRARARRAAAAALFDALSLEQRDHLQALLVNDPSVGQTRLTWLRGFPHSTSPASMAALLDRLKYLRSLNLPPDLGQGLHPDRLLKFAREGAVAPVSLLNDFGERRRIATLAAQTADLSITITDATIAMFERLTGQLFSRSRNHQEEVWRMGKTRVGKLMQLFGASIDAMARAQDTGQDPFAALDEDVGWDILLGKRDEIADFGELATSDPLSLAAERYAYMRRFAPAFLETFQFNATDAGDDLKDAIALLRDQNRTGKRKLPDDLPMPFAAKHWPSLIYHNGQPQRRVYETAVVSTLRDRLRAGDVWVDGSREYRRFDSYLMPRDTAETVMRDAGFETDPGVWLTDRRAMLAKRLAQVDRALKRNALSGVRIERGRLKITPHDAVTPPAASRLERAIDALMPRIRITELLWEVNAQTGFLDAFTDLRSGKQHDEPAAVLATILAGATNLGLERMAHASSRVSHAQLTWAQTWYLRPETFADALGRIVDSNHGLPFAQHWGAAAHSSSDGQFFSANRGSGLINAKYGPDPGLKIYSFLSGQYGSFHSSVIGATAGEAPFVLDGLLSNPASFDPLVHYTDTGGVSDHVFALFHLLGMTFAPRLRDFPDRRLACFGGAKSWPTLSPLIGKPINEEVIRQHWGDIMRLAASIRDKSLKPSEILRKLGAYRQQNRLYLALGEIGRIERTLFMLDWIENADLRMECHAGLNKGEARHSLAKAVFAHSQGRIHDRSDAAQQKRAMALNLVIAAITFWNTIYMDRAASHLAQTSPFYDAKLLPHTSPLGWEHVILSGDFDWHSGAAGRKIARPLNIRPARDWGT from the coding sequence ATGGGCCGTAGACTTCTTTCATCCCGCGCGTATGCGGACCTTTTCGGGGTGCCGACAGATTCTGACGCTTTGATTCGCCGCTATCTGCTGAGCGGAGATGACATTGATCTGATCCGTACTCGCCGCCGCGCCGAAAACCACCTTGGTGTTGCGGTACATATTTGCTTGCTGCGCTACCCCGGCTTGGGGTGGAGCGAAGGTATGATGCCGCCAGCTGAACTGATCGCCTGGCTTGCCGAACAACTTCAGGTCGGCACCTGTTCTCTCGACGACTATGCCGTCAGGCGAAATACGCGGCATGAACACCATGCCCTCGCGATGCGCCATTTGGGGCTGTCCCCTTTCGGACCTGAACATGTGCAGCAGGCAGAGGATATCGCCACGAGTGCGGCCTTCGCAACGGATCATGGCGTGAAAATTGTAGAGACGCTGATTGCGGATTTGCGCAAGCACCATCTGGTATTACCAAGCGTAGACACGCTTGAGCGCCTCGCCTTGAAGGGCCGAGCGCGCGCCCGGCGTGCGGCTGCCGCGGCGCTGTTTGATGCCCTCTCACTGGAGCAGCGTGACCATTTGCAGGCGCTCTTGGTGAATGACCCGTCCGTAGGGCAAACGCGGCTCACATGGTTGCGCGGCTTTCCGCACTCGACCAGCCCGGCCAGCATGGCCGCGCTTCTGGACCGCTTGAAATATCTGCGATCATTGAATCTGCCGCCAGATCTTGGCCAGGGTCTGCACCCGGACCGTCTGCTCAAGTTTGCGCGTGAAGGCGCTGTAGCGCCCGTCAGCTTGCTGAACGATTTTGGCGAGCGGCGGCGGATCGCAACGCTCGCGGCACAGACGGCGGATTTATCCATCACGATCACCGACGCGACGATCGCCATGTTCGAGCGACTGACCGGCCAGCTCTTCTCAAGATCCCGCAACCATCAGGAGGAGGTTTGGCGTATGGGGAAGACTCGGGTTGGCAAGCTGATGCAACTCTTCGGTGCATCCATTGATGCCATGGCCCGCGCGCAGGACACGGGGCAAGATCCCTTTGCTGCGCTGGATGAGGACGTTGGGTGGGACATTCTCTTGGGCAAGCGTGACGAAATTGCCGACTTCGGGGAGCTGGCAACCAGTGATCCGCTTTCTCTGGCGGCTGAGCGCTATGCCTATATGCGCAGGTTCGCCCCTGCCTTTCTGGAGACTTTCCAGTTCAATGCCACTGATGCGGGGGATGACCTCAAAGATGCAATCGCCTTGCTGCGTGATCAGAACCGCACTGGCAAACGCAAGTTGCCCGATGATCTGCCCATGCCGTTCGCCGCCAAGCATTGGCCGTCGTTGATCTACCACAACGGTCAACCACAGCGGCGCGTGTACGAAACCGCCGTTGTGTCCACCTTGCGAGACCGTCTGCGTGCGGGAGATGTTTGGGTCGATGGCAGTCGCGAATATCGCCGGTTCGACAGCTATCTGATGCCCCGGGATACAGCGGAAACTGTCATGCGCGACGCGGGCTTTGAGACAGATCCGGGAGTATGGCTGACGGATCGTCGTGCCATGTTGGCGAAACGTTTGGCCCAGGTGGATCGCGCCCTGAAACGCAATGCGCTCTCTGGTGTCCGAATTGAGCGCGGGCGGTTGAAAATTACGCCGCATGACGCGGTCACACCGCCCGCTGCGTCGCGCTTGGAACGGGCGATTGACGCCCTGATGCCGCGCATCCGCATCACGGAATTGCTCTGGGAGGTAAATGCACAGACCGGGTTCCTCGATGCCTTCACTGACCTGCGGTCTGGCAAGCAGCACGATGAGCCCGCCGCCGTTCTGGCCACGATCCTTGCAGGGGCCACCAATCTTGGCTTGGAGCGGATGGCCCACGCTTCATCACGTGTCAGCCATGCGCAGCTGACTTGGGCGCAGACATGGTACCTTCGGCCCGAGACGTTCGCGGATGCCTTGGGCCGCATTGTCGATAGTAATCATGGCCTGCCCTTCGCGCAACATTGGGGCGCAGCGGCGCACAGCTCATCGGATGGCCAGTTTTTCTCTGCCAATCGTGGCAGTGGCCTTATCAACGCCAAATACGGGCCAGACCCTGGCCTGAAAATCTACTCCTTCCTGTCTGGCCAGTACGGATCGTTCCATTCCAGCGTCATCGGGGCGACCGCAGGAGAAGCGCCATTTGTGCTCGACGGCCTTCTGAGCAACCCAGCCAGCTTCGACCCCCTCGTTCACTACACAGATACTGGCGGCGTATCGGATCACGTCTTCGCCTTGTTCCATCTGTTGGGAATGACGTTTGCGCCGCGCTTGCGCGACTTTCCCGATCGGCGGTTGGCATGCTTCGGTGGCGCGAAGTCGTGGCCCACCCTGTCACCCCTCATCGGGAAGCCAATCAACGAAGAGGTGATCCGGCAGCATTGGGGCGATATCATGCGGCTCGCGGCCAGCATTCGGGACAAGTCTCTGAAACCGTCTGAAATCCTGCGCAAGCTTGGGGCGTACCGCCAGCAAAACCGGCTCTACCTCGCCTTGGGTGAAATCGGTCGAATCGAACGCACGCTCTTCATGCTCGACTGGATCGAGAACGCCGACCTGCGCATGGAATGCCATGCGGGCTTGAACAAGGGTGAAGCGCGCCACTCGCTGGCGAAAGCCGTCTTTGCCCACTCACAAGGGCGCATTCATGATCGCTCTGACGCGGCACAACAGAAACGCGCCATGGCACTCAACCTCGTCATTGCTGCCATCACGTTCTGGAACACGATCTATATGGACAGAGCGGCCAGCCACCTCGCGCAGACCAGCCCGTTCTACGACGCCAAGCTGCTTCCGCATACCTCGCCGCTCGGGTGGGAACACGTCATCCTCTCCGGCGACTTCGATTGGCATTCTGGGGCCGCTGGCCGCAAAATTGCGCGGCCGCTAAACATCAGACCAGCCAGAGACTGGGGAACGTGA
- a CDS encoding alpha/beta hydrolase, translating to MEISREADTLRALYQNWTDQMVENPDLTIANLRSMFDEWGQPAQEPENVSYKSDHVGGVEAIWALPAGADTSRVIVYTHGGGFAVGSADSHRKMAGHLAKVLGVTSVILHYRRAPEHPFPAQIEDAVAAYKALLDKGFKARNILTAGDSAGGNLAIASVLKLRELGLPLPGAVIAYSPWLDMAMRGETLETNAETDALVGKPILEAMAGMFLGEGTDPLNPLANPLENDFTGYPPLYINAGGAETLKSDAERLHEKAKAQGVNVTLSIVEGMQHVFPALSGRAPEANEELGRIAAWYRAL from the coding sequence ATGGAAATCAGTAGAGAAGCCGATACGCTGCGGGCGCTTTATCAGAATTGGACCGATCAGATGGTCGAGAACCCAGACCTGACGATCGCGAACCTGCGCAGCATGTTCGATGAATGGGGGCAGCCCGCACAAGAGCCGGAAAACGTTAGCTACAAAAGCGATCATGTCGGAGGAGTTGAGGCTATCTGGGCCCTACCAGCCGGGGCAGATACCTCGCGTGTAATTGTTTACACTCATGGTGGCGGCTTTGCCGTCGGCTCAGCCGATAGTCATCGAAAAATGGCAGGGCACCTCGCTAAGGTACTTGGGGTTACGTCGGTGATCCTGCACTATCGGCGCGCACCCGAGCACCCATTTCCGGCGCAGATCGAAGATGCAGTAGCCGCATACAAAGCGCTGCTGGATAAGGGGTTCAAGGCAAGAAATATTCTGACCGCTGGCGACAGTGCTGGCGGCAATCTTGCCATCGCCAGCGTGCTGAAATTACGCGAACTTGGGTTGCCACTGCCCGGAGCGGTCATCGCCTATTCGCCCTGGCTCGACATGGCGATGCGCGGGGAAACACTGGAAACCAACGCGGAAACCGATGCGCTAGTCGGCAAACCGATCCTCGAAGCGATGGCGGGGATGTTCCTCGGTGAAGGCACTGATCCGCTTAATCCGTTGGCCAACCCGCTGGAGAACGATTTCACCGGTTACCCGCCGCTTTATATCAATGCCGGAGGGGCCGAGACGCTTAAGAGCGATGCCGAACGGTTGCACGAAAAGGCCAAGGCGCAGGGCGTAAACGTGACCCTGTCTATCGTCGAAGGCATGCAGCATGTCTTTCCCGCGCTTTCGGGACGCGCGCCCGAGGCGAACGAGGAACTTGGTCGCATCGCCGCATGGTATCGGGCCCTCTGA
- a CDS encoding flavin-containing monooxygenase: MNIQTENTKTVGADFDAVVIGAGFGGLYAVHKLRNEQGLNVRGYDSASDVGGTWWWNRYPGALSDTESYVYRYSFDKELLQKGRWKTRYLTQPEILKYMNEVADHLDLRRSYKFDTKVDGAHYNEKTGLWNVITDSGETVTAKYLVTGLGLLSATNVPKFKGIGDFKGRVLHTGAWPEGVDLSNKRVGIIGTGSTGVQVITATAPVAKHLTVFQRSAQYVVPIGNTPQDDATIAEQKANYDKIWDQVKNSVVAFGFEESVEPAETTSPEERERVFEAAWQRGGGFYFMFGTFCDIATSQVANDAAADFIKGKIKQIVKDPKVAEKLTPKDLYAKRPLCGNNYYEVYNRDNVTLADVKADPIAEFTPNGIRLESGEEHELDIVIFATGFDAVDGNYVKMDLRGRGGVTMRDTWKEGPLGYLGMMEVDFPNFFMILGPNGPFTNLPPSIETQVEWIADTICAMEEEGVQSVEPTVEARDAWVGTCREIADMTLFPKAESWIFGANIPGKKNAVMFYMAGIGNYRNAINGVKDDGYASLMRNRVAEKA, translated from the coding sequence ATGAACATTCAGACTGAGAATACTAAAACGGTCGGAGCGGATTTCGACGCAGTCGTCATTGGCGCGGGCTTCGGCGGGCTTTACGCCGTCCACAAACTTCGCAACGAGCAGGGACTGAACGTCCGGGGCTATGACAGCGCCAGTGACGTTGGCGGCACCTGGTGGTGGAACCGATATCCCGGTGCGCTGTCAGACACGGAAAGCTATGTCTACCGCTATTCTTTTGACAAAGAGTTGCTTCAAAAAGGCCGCTGGAAAACCCGGTATCTGACCCAGCCCGAGATCCTCAAATACATGAACGAGGTGGCGGATCATCTCGATCTCCGACGCAGCTACAAGTTCGACACCAAGGTGGACGGCGCGCACTATAATGAAAAAACCGGTCTCTGGAACGTGATCACTGATAGTGGTGAGACAGTTACCGCCAAATACCTTGTCACTGGCCTCGGTCTCTTGTCCGCAACGAATGTTCCAAAATTCAAGGGCATCGGTGATTTCAAAGGCCGTGTCTTACACACAGGTGCCTGGCCCGAGGGCGTGGACTTGAGCAACAAACGCGTGGGCATTATCGGCACCGGCTCGACCGGTGTGCAGGTTATCACTGCAACGGCACCAGTTGCAAAACACCTGACTGTTTTTCAGCGCTCTGCACAATATGTCGTGCCGATTGGGAACACCCCGCAAGACGATGCTACCATCGCCGAGCAGAAGGCGAACTACGATAAAATCTGGGATCAAGTGAAGAATTCTGTTGTGGCCTTCGGCTTCGAAGAAAGCGTCGAACCCGCCGAAACCACCTCCCCCGAGGAACGGGAGCGGGTCTTCGAAGCCGCCTGGCAGCGCGGCGGTGGTTTCTATTTCATGTTTGGCACCTTTTGCGATATTGCGACCAGCCAAGTGGCCAATGATGCGGCCGCTGACTTCATCAAGGGCAAGATCAAGCAAATCGTGAAGGACCCCAAGGTCGCAGAGAAACTGACGCCGAAGGACCTTTACGCCAAGCGCCCGCTTTGCGGAAACAATTATTACGAGGTCTACAACCGAGACAACGTGACCCTCGCCGACGTGAAGGCCGATCCGATCGCAGAATTCACTCCGAACGGCATACGTCTCGAAAGCGGCGAGGAGCATGAGCTTGACATCGTAATCTTTGCCACTGGTTTCGATGCGGTCGACGGCAATTACGTCAAAATGGACCTGCGCGGACGCGGAGGCGTGACCATGCGCGACACTTGGAAGGAAGGCCCGCTCGGTTACCTCGGCATGATGGAGGTCGACTTCCCGAACTTCTTCATGATCCTTGGCCCTAATGGCCCCTTCACTAACCTGCCCCCCAGCATTGAGACGCAAGTTGAATGGATCGCTGACACGATTTGCGCAATGGAAGAAGAGGGGGTTCAAAGTGTGGAGCCAACCGTGGAAGCGCGCGACGCTTGGGTTGGCACCTGCCGTGAAATCGCCGACATGACACTCTTCCCCAAAGCTGAAAGCTGGATCTTCGGTGCGAATATCCCCGGAAAGAAGAATGCAGTTATGTTCTACATGGCCGGAATTGGCAATTATCGCAATGCCATTAATGGGGTGAAAGATGACGGCTATGCATCTCTGATGCGCAACCGCGTTGCCGAGAAGGCGTGA